The Catharus ustulatus isolate bCatUst1 chromosome 26, bCatUst1.pri.v2, whole genome shotgun sequence genome has a window encoding:
- the CNKSR1 gene encoding connector enhancer of kinase suppressor of ras 1 yields the protein MEPVRCWGPAQAAAWLRGETRLSQLCAGEGTLSSGDIGCSVAGLDAALQGYPFEAWGLSGPELLGLDAQALEALGVWPLGHQELLLEATEQLRNLDTGLASTSLRTLTERLQELAQGIQSLVQGELPAGDAPDAPQPPSLTLLARVIDLVGAAKELFSWLNRYLFSTLNDFSASRDIVLLCAQLAETLQAELPMAERNSGILQICQHIEGICQSIVGCSPPALLDRRAVLQRVGLALLPGPQGSPPMSPSTPTLPLGLWESPPTSPDTPKLPPSQWSGPPGSPETPAPPSDPLGSPQALLSARLGFEITSTSSCLHFVSAATSEVLAAHGGHILPGDEIVEVNEQVVVGWTPVNLARKLLEKGNRVTLVLKKIPLDLPSSPPSPRQQPPGTFLDAANSPGTRSSESPGSPVSLTSSVVADLDSGADSAPDPISDEEQEEDEQDLRLPGAVPAVEELPGLSGQGAAAEEVWDSGTPLDTPPSTPAVTEPCATELSPRTAPTTGAGGAEPSQLPEEGSPRTGRRPKGVATRLSRRRVSCRDLGRVDCDGWLLKKKDHVGFMAQKWKRCWLVLKGHTLYWYNHPNDERAAGLINVATYSLESTREQKKKYVFQLCHQTYKPFVFAAETLADLSMWVSRLVTAKTKYTLAHKDVPDKEEDCYSETEAEDPDDETPRHRSDSPRKKLQNTPEKAQPSPASSPQGSPRPCSPMDPAGEDLESLMLCLRQGGVSLMGQRRFLTQEQCRKSFLRRNKNPHINERVHAVRALQSTLKAKLAELQALEQLLGEAALTSDAFRRWKEEHQELYQELREGWAGQQGQGAHGDQHSPQEEAAEP from the exons GAGGGGACCCTGTCCAGCGGGGACATTGGCTGctctgtggcagggctggacGCGGCGCTGCAGGGGTATCCCTTCGAGGCCTGGGGGCTCTCGGGgcctgagctgctggggctggacgCGCAGGCCCTGGAGGCGCTGGGCGTGTGGCCCTTGggacaccaggagctgctgctggaggccaCGGAGCAGCTCCGGAACCTG gacacagggctggccAGCACCAGCCTGCGGACACTGAcggagaggctgcaggagctggcacagggcatCCAGAGCCtggtgcagggggagctgccagcaggggaTGCCCCCGATGCCCCCCAGCCGccctccctcaccctcctggCCCGAGTCATCGACCTGGTCGGGGCTGCCAAGGAACTCTTCTCCTGGCTCAACAG GTATCTCTTCTCCACCCTCAACGACTTTTCGGCCAGCCGGGACATcgtcctgctctgtgcccagctggcagAGACGCTGCAGGCG gagctgcctaTGGCTGAGAGGAACAGCGGGATCCTGCAGATT TGCCAGCACATCGAGGGCATCTGCCAGAGCATCGTGGGCTGCAGCCCCCCGGCGCTGCTGGAccgcagggctgtgctgcagcgtGTGGGGCTGGCGCTGCTCCCCGGCCCACAGGGCAGCCCCCCGAtgtcccccagcaccccaacgCTGCCCCTTGGCCTGTGGGAGAGCCCCCCAACATCCCCTGACACGCCAAAGCTGCCCCCCAGCCAATGGAGCGGCCCCCCAGGATCCCCTGAGACCCCAGCACCGCCCTCTGATCCTCTGGGGAGCCCCCAGGCGCTCCTCAGCGCCCGACTG GGCTTTGAGATCACCtccaccagctcctgcctgcactTTGTGTCTGCAGCCACCTCAGAG GTCCTGGCTGCCCACGGGGGCCACATCCTGCCTGGAGATGAGATCGTGGAGGTCAATGAGCAGGTGGTG GTGGGTTGGACACCTGTCAACCTGGCGaggaagctgctggagaaggggaaCAGGGTGACTTTGGTGCTGAAGAAGATCCCCCTGGACCTGCCCAGCTCGCCCCCCTCTCCCAGGCAGCAG CCCCCAGGAACATTTTTGGATGCTGCAAATTCCcctggcaccaggagcagcgAGAGCCCGggcagccctgtgtccctgacctccag CGTTGTGGCCGACTTGGACTCGGGAGCAGACTCTGCCCCGGATCCCATCAGTGACgaggagcaggaagaggacGAGCAGGATCTGAGGCTGcccggggctgtcccagctgtggaggagctgccaggactGTCTGGACAGG gtgctgctgcagaggaggtgTGGGACAGTGGCACCCCCCTGGACACCCCCCCGAGCACCCCTGCTGTCACTGAGCCCTGTgccacagagctgagccccaggacagcccccaccacgggggctgggggagcagagcccagccagctCCCTGAGGAG GGCAGCCCCCGCACGGGACGCAGACCTAAag gagtggCGACCAGGCTGAGCCGCCGGCGGGTCTCGTGCCGGGACCTGGGCCGGGTGGACTGCGATGGGTGGCTCCTCAAGAAGAAGGACCACGTGGGGTTCATGGCCCAGAAGTGGAAGCGGTGCTGGCTGGTGCTCAAGGGCCACACACTCTACTGGTACAACCACCCCAAC GATGAGAGGGCTGCAGGACTCATCAACGTGGCCACCTACAGCCTGGAGAGCACCAGGgagcagaagaagaaata tgtgttccagctgtgccaccagaCATACAAGCCCTTTGTGTTTGCTGCTGAAACCTTGGCTGACCTGAGCAT gtggGTCAGTCGCCTGGTGACGGCCAAAACAAAGTACACACTGGCCCACAAAGATGTGCCAGACAAGGAGGAAG ACTGCTACAGTGAGACAGAAGCTGAGGATCCTGATGATGAGACCCCCAGGCACAGATCTGACTCG CCAAGGAAGAAGCTGCAGAACACCCCAGAGAAGGCTcagccctccccagccagcagcccccagggcagtccccggccctgctcccccaTGG ACCCCGCTGGGGAGGATCTGGAGAGCCTGATGCTGTGCCTGAGGCAGGGCGGGGTGTCCCTGATGGGGCAGCGGCGCTTCCTGACGCAGGAGCAGTGCCGGAAATCCTTCCTGCGGCGCAACAAGAACCCGCACATCAACGAGAGGGTGCACGCCGTGCGGGCCCTGCAGAGCACGCTCAAG GCGAAGCTGGCGGAGCTGcaggccctggagcagctgctgggagaggctgcGCTCACCTCGGACGCGTTCAGGCGCTGGAAggaggagcaccaggagctgtaCCAGGAGCTGCgggagggctgggcagggcagcagggccagggggcTCATGgagaccagcacagcccccaggaagaggcagctgagccctga